The following coding sequences lie in one Plasmodium brasilianum strain Bolivian I chromosome Unknown PB_00_16, whole genome shotgun sequence genomic window:
- a CDS encoding PIR protein yields MSSMLEKSHLDLLSSRDYRGFESSGVYYCYDEEDKINPIKSRLNSYKDIKSVEDKVLNALCLISFSTNDHKCNEKCHSLYYWMGNKLFNTLSNENSFSDIIKIFENCSETIAGRDKCKCNFFFGLISKEEFNKMKVVYEYCKHHDFIEETLNFHSNLCDSASKVYLDQATNTYSEVYEICNSSSSKDYCTVLKKHVPECFNKKLPTLKYKIKEYHSASSGLKKLDDHFPSETTPTIGQSTYNISQILMLVAFPLAGILFISFILYKFTPIVPWINTKLIRKKLIRRSLDDSYKQELTEYISTHVLSNLRRREVNVAYHPA; encoded by the exons ATGTCATCTATGCTAGAg AAAAGTCATTTAGATTTATTATCTTCAAGAGATTATAGAGGTTTTGAATCATCAGGGGTCTATTATTGTTACGATGaagaagataaaattaatcCAATAAAATCTCGATTAAATAGTTACAAAGATATTAAGAGTGTTGAAGATAAGGTTCTAAATGCTTTATGtttaatatctttttctaCTAATGACCATAAGTGTAATGAAAAATGTCATAGTTTGTACTACTGGATGggtaataaattatttaatacattatcaaatgaaaattcattttcagatattattaaaatatttgaaaattgtTCAGAAACAATTGCTGGAAGGGATAAGTGCAagtgtaattttttttttggactTATTAGTAAGGAGGagtttaataaaatgaaggTTGTGTATGAATATTGTAAACATCACGATTTTATTGAGGAAACTCTTAATTTTCATAGTAATTTGTGTGATAGTGCATCTAAAGTATACCTTGATCAAGCTACCAATACATATAGTGAAGTGTATGAAATCTGTAATTCATCCAGTTCTAAGGATTATTGTACAGTACTTAAGAAACATGTTCCTGAATGTTTTAACAAAAAGCTACCTACtttaaagtataaaataaaagaatatcaTTCAGCATCTAGTggtttgaaaaaattagatgATCATTTTCCTAGTGAAACGACACCTACTATTGGTCAATCTACTTATAATATATCTCAAATTTTAATGTTGGTTGCTTTTCCACTTGCaggaattttatttattagctttattctatataag tttACTCCAATTGTACCCTggataaatacaaaattaataaggaaaaaattaattagaCGTAGTCTAGATGATAGTTATAAACAGGAATTAACAGAATACATATCTACACATGTTTTATCAAATTTAAGGAGAAGAGAAGTAAATGTAGCCTATCACCCTGCTTGA
- a CDS encoding STP1 protein, protein MCIFCNRNVNFCGHNKNQDKYRILFIVSKKITVSYIYNKTDRKKFSNILRGTNIDQVVKTPLQLQSKGIFPPDLNAPQDPDPQGSLSHHSPESPSCLLINEDWENNKEALLEICIDELAKEDYRTNPNLTDDDLTKKNIKSSNDIKKQNIQWNKWIERYRNLSEKLKKEEWYNNLKNEWKKELAYIQGIEELKKKSSYENRKILFLEIEKDLLKQWISENCNIIEQYLEQEWLKVLTEKFKSISKECVSEETINYISLINIEELLHKENYKELYKYIKKKLLTKLYILVLMSILEECTKEVNFDNRESYLDSSINEWKA, encoded by the exons aTGTGCATCTTTTGTAATAGGAATGTAAATTTTTGTGGGCATAATAAGAATCAGGATAAATACCGAATTCTATTTATTGTctctaaaaaaattacggtttcgtatatatataataaaacagatagaaaaaaattttctaacATTTTACGCGGTACTAATATTGATCAAGTTGTTAA aACGCCACTGCAACTTCAATCTAAGGGAATATTTCCACCAGATCTTAATGCACCGCAAGATCCAGATCCTCAAGGGTCACTATCACATCATTCCCCTGAATCTCCTAGTTGTCTCCTGAT AAATGAAGACTGGGAAAACAACAAAGAAGCATTATTAGAAATATGTATAGATGAGTTAGCAAAAGAGGATTATAGAACCAATCCTAATTTAACAGATGATGATCtaacaaagaaaaatattaaaagtagcaatgatattaaaaaacaaaatattcaatGGAATAAATGGATAGAAAGATATAGAAATCTTtctgaaaaattgaaaaaagaagagtggtataataatttgaaaaatgaatggaaaaaagaacTAGCTTATATTCAAGGAattgaagaattaaaaaagaaatcttCTTATGAAAATcgcaaaattttattcttagaaatagaaaaagatcTATTGAAACAATGGATATCAGAAAACTGTAATATTATAGAACAATATTTGGAACAGGAATGGCTTAAGGTATTAACAGAGAAGTTTAAGAGTATATCAAAAGAATGTGTAAGTGAAGAAaccataaattatatatcattaataaatatagaagaatTGCTGcacaaagaaaattataaagaattatataaatatataaaaaaaaaattattgacaAAGCTGTATATTCTTGTGCTTATGTCGATATTAGAAGAATGTACAAAAGAGGTGAATTTTGATAATAGGGAATCATACTTGGATAGCTCAATAAACGAGTGGAAGGCATAA